One Vigna unguiculata cultivar IT97K-499-35 chromosome 11, ASM411807v1, whole genome shotgun sequence DNA window includes the following coding sequences:
- the LOC114169699 gene encoding dof zinc finger protein DOF3.6-like, producing MVFSSIPVFVDPPNWHQQPNHAQANGSDNAQLLPPLPPQQAHVGASVGSIRPGSMADRARLAKIPPPEAALKCPRCESTNTKFCYFNNYSLSQPRHFCKTCRRYWTRGGALRNVPVGGGCRRNKKNKRSRSKSPASSDKQTLSGSSGALPPSAGNTHELMGQLPQPPNLPFMASLQNLNRYAVGNMGLGLREIHGQNDHMGFQIGGSGNPSAGGGMDQWRLQQIPFLNGFESAASAGSYHFQNESIETPSALVGDLASNSRVSQMPPVKMEESGALNLSRSPLNVSENNHYYSWTDMSGLSSSSATHLL from the exons ATGGTTTTCTCCTCTATTCCAGTCTTTGTAGATCCTCCCAATTGGCACCAG CAACCCAACCATGCTCAGGCCAATGGCAGTGACAACGCTCAGCTTCTTCCACCGTTGCCACCGCAGCAGGCTCATGTCGGAGCTTCCGTGGGATCAATCAGGCCAGGTTCCATGGCTGATCGAGCTAGGCTAGCTAAGATACCTCCTCCTGAAGCAGCTCTCAAGTGTCCACGTTGTGAATCCACCAACACTAAATTTTGCTACTTCAACAACTATAGCCTCTCTCAGCCACGCCACTTCTGCAAAACTTGCCGGCGTTACTGGACACGAGGGGGTGCTCTTAGAAACGTTCCTGTGGGTGGAGGCTGCCGTAGGAACAAGAAGAACAAAAGGAGCCGCTCTAAGTCTCCGGCATCATCTGACAAACAAACACTGTCTGGTTCTTCCGGTGCACTCCCCCCCTCCGCTGGAAACACTCACGAGCTTATGGGCCAGTTGCCGCAACCGCCGAACCTTCCCTTCATGGCGTCGCTCCAGAACCTGAACCGTTATGCTGTCGGAAACATGGGTCTCGGGTTGCGTGAGATTCACGGACAGAACGATCACATGGGGTTTCAAATTGGTGGCAGCGGTAATCCCTCTGCCGGTGGAGGAATGGATCAGTGGCGCTTGCAGCAGATTCCTTTCTTGAATGGCTTTGAATCTGCTGCTTCAGCTGGTTCATACCATTTTCAAAACGAAAGTATCGAAACACCTTCTGCTTTGGTTGGGGATTTAGCATCGAATTCTAGGGTTTCTCAGATGCCACCAGTTAAAATGGAAGAAAGTGGGGCTTTGAATTTGTCAAGATCACCACTGAACGTCTCAGAAAATAACCACTACTATTCATGGACTGATATGTCAGGTCTTTCCTCTTCTTCTGCTACTCATCTCTTGTAA